From the Pseudomonadales bacterium genome, one window contains:
- a CDS encoding potassium transporter Kup, producing the protein MHASERGPENRDSRLMVLSLAALGVVFGDIGTSPLYALRECFFGSTQLPVNEANVLGVLSLIFWTLICVISIKYQTVVLKADNRGEGGILALLALLDPWHSSQGGNKPKTLVILAIIGASLLYGEGVITPAISVLSAVEGLEVAAPGLAHYVIPITVVILIGVFLLQSGGTHKVGALFGPVMVVWFSVLTILGLLAIGRNPAVLAALNPLHAVNFFIDNKMVGFFTLGAVFLVVTGGEALYVDLGHFGRKPIRRVWFFLVLPALVINYLGQGALLLTSGGAIKDPFFALAPEWGLYPLIILATMATVIASQAVISGVFSLTNQAIQLGQAPRMNVVQTSPNEIGQIYIPFLNWVMMLTTIALVLGFKSSSNLISAYGISISTAMLITSLLTFFVMSEKWQWPRPAALAIAGLFALIDLSFFSANVVKIEHGGWFSVLVALLVYTLMSTWSSGRQAVINQLRGSVAPLDEFLSHFTAQWPLRVPGTAIFMTAPDLGVPPILQYHLMHNQVLHERVILLTVVTEDEPWVPASKRLKIVELSHGFYRVHVTYGFMQSPNLPVALRLGERLGLTFDPEATSYYLGRETLTPHGSVSRMMRWRQMLFAVMARNAVRATDFFKLPPYRTVELGMRLELMPMAYLGLKPHKKNGNGKQSEPDAAAAPADSSIVP; encoded by the coding sequence ATGCACGCTTCCGAACGCGGACCGGAAAACCGCGACAGCCGACTGATGGTGCTCAGTCTGGCGGCACTGGGGGTGGTGTTCGGCGACATCGGCACCAGTCCACTCTACGCATTGCGGGAGTGCTTTTTCGGCAGCACCCAGCTGCCGGTCAACGAGGCCAATGTGCTGGGCGTGCTGTCGCTGATCTTCTGGACCCTGATCTGCGTGATCTCGATCAAGTATCAGACCGTGGTGCTCAAGGCCGACAACCGCGGCGAAGGCGGCATCCTGGCGCTGCTGGCACTGCTGGACCCCTGGCACTCATCACAGGGCGGCAACAAACCCAAGACGCTGGTGATCCTGGCGATCATCGGCGCCTCTTTGCTCTACGGTGAAGGGGTGATCACGCCGGCCATCTCGGTGCTGAGCGCGGTGGAGGGGCTGGAGGTGGCGGCACCGGGTCTGGCGCACTACGTGATACCGATCACCGTGGTCATTCTGATCGGGGTGTTCCTGCTGCAAAGTGGCGGCACCCACAAGGTGGGGGCGCTGTTCGGTCCGGTGATGGTGGTCTGGTTCAGCGTGCTGACAATCCTCGGCCTGCTGGCCATCGGGCGCAATCCGGCGGTGTTGGCGGCACTCAACCCACTGCACGCGGTGAATTTTTTCATCGACAACAAAATGGTCGGCTTTTTCACGCTCGGCGCGGTCTTTCTGGTGGTGACCGGCGGTGAAGCGCTCTATGTCGATCTGGGCCACTTTGGCCGCAAACCGATCCGGCGGGTCTGGTTCTTTCTGGTTCTTCCAGCCCTGGTGATCAACTACCTGGGGCAGGGGGCACTGCTGCTGACGAGTGGCGGCGCAATCAAGGATCCCTTCTTCGCACTGGCGCCGGAGTGGGGTCTCTATCCGCTGATCATCCTGGCGACCATGGCCACCGTGATCGCCTCGCAGGCGGTGATCTCGGGCGTCTTCTCGCTCACCAACCAGGCGATCCAGCTGGGTCAGGCACCACGGATGAATGTGGTCCAGACCTCGCCGAACGAGATTGGCCAGATCTACATCCCCTTTCTCAACTGGGTGATGATGCTGACCACCATCGCACTGGTACTCGGCTTCAAGTCATCGAGCAATCTGATCAGCGCCTATGGCATCTCGATCAGCACCGCGATGCTGATCACCTCGCTGCTGACCTTCTTCGTGATGTCCGAGAAGTGGCAATGGCCGCGCCCGGCGGCACTGGCCATTGCCGGGCTGTTTGCGCTGATCGACCTGTCGTTCTTCAGTGCCAACGTGGTCAAGATCGAACATGGCGGCTGGTTCTCGGTGCTGGTGGCACTGCTGGTCTACACGCTGATGTCGACCTGGAGCTCCGGACGGCAGGCGGTGATCAACCAGTTGCGCGGCTCGGTCGCCCCCCTCGATGAGTTCCTGAGCCATTTCACGGCGCAGTGGCCGCTGCGGGTACCGGGCACCGCCATCTTCATGACCGCGCCTGATCTGGGCGTGCCGCCGATTCTGCAATACCACCTGATGCACAACCAGGTGCTGCATGAGCGGGTGATCCTGCTGACGGTGGTGACCGAGGATGAACCCTGGGTGCCAGCCTCGAAGCGGCTGAAGATCGTCGAACTCAGCCACGGCTTCTACCGGGTGCATGTGACCTACGGCTTCATGCAGAGCCCCAACCTGCCGGTGGCGCTGCGCCTCGGCGAACGACTGGGTCTGACCTTCGATCCGGAGGCCACCAGCTACTACCTGGGACGTGAGACGCTGACGCCGCACGGCTCGGTCTCGCGCATGATGCGCTGGCGGCAGATGCTGTTCGCCGTCATGGCGCGCAATGCCGTGCGCGCCACCGACTTCTTCAAACTGCCCCCCTACCGCACCGTCGAACTCGGCATGCGGCTCGAACTGATGCCGATGGCCTATCTCGGACTGAAGCCCCACAAGAAAAATGGCAACGGCAAACAGAGCGAGCCAGACGCGGCCGCTGCCCCGGCGGACTCCAGCATCGTGCCATGA
- a CDS encoding thiolase, with protein sequence MAYDSTYMRGKAAIVGAVDAVSPTGELGIHERTLQVQMIHAALEDAGLRLSDVDALFATGTMMSSMELAEHLMITPRYTDTTMTGGSSFEVHVEHAAAAIALGLCEVAVIVYAATPRAKGGANFMAAQMAALDKNNPPPNIEWELPYGTISPPGNYALAASRHMALYGTTRAQLAQIAVSTREWACKNPRARHQEPLTLKEVLEAPMIASPLGKLDCCLVTDGAGALVMTSAERARSLRKKPAYVLGAGTAHDHAMMISQMPDLCTTAGAISGPKAFKMAGITPRDVDVVEIYDSFTITVALALEDLGFCKKGEAGAFVQDGRLGPGGALPTNTNGGGLSYTHPGMYGMFLLVEAVKQIRGESTGQVKDAKIAVAHGCGGILSSTSTVVLGSEETL encoded by the coding sequence ATGGCCTATGATTCGACGTACATGCGCGGCAAGGCCGCGATCGTGGGGGCGGTCGACGCCGTCTCCCCAACCGGCGAGCTGGGGATTCACGAGCGCACCCTGCAGGTGCAGATGATCCATGCGGCACTGGAAGATGCCGGGCTCAGACTCTCCGATGTGGATGCGCTCTTCGCCACCGGCACCATGATGTCGTCGATGGAGCTGGCCGAGCATCTGATGATCACGCCACGCTACACCGACACCACCATGACCGGCGGCTCCAGCTTCGAGGTGCATGTCGAACATGCCGCCGCCGCGATTGCACTGGGACTGTGCGAAGTGGCAGTGATCGTCTATGCCGCCACGCCGCGCGCCAAGGGTGGCGCCAACTTCATGGCAGCGCAGATGGCCGCGCTCGACAAGAACAACCCGCCCCCCAACATCGAGTGGGAGCTGCCCTACGGCACCATCTCGCCACCGGGCAACTATGCGCTGGCCGCCAGCCGCCACATGGCGCTCTACGGCACCACCCGCGCGCAACTGGCACAGATCGCTGTCTCGACCCGTGAGTGGGCCTGCAAGAATCCGCGTGCCCGCCATCAGGAGCCGCTGACCCTCAAGGAGGTGCTCGAAGCACCGATGATCGCATCGCCGCTCGGCAAGCTCGACTGCTGCCTGGTCACCGACGGTGCCGGCGCACTGGTGATGACCTCGGCCGAGCGGGCCCGCAGCCTGCGCAAGAAGCCCGCCTATGTGCTCGGCGCCGGCACGGCCCACGACCACGCGATGATGATCAGCCAGATGCCCGACCTCTGCACCACCGCCGGCGCGATCTCCGGACCCAAGGCGTTCAAAATGGCCGGCATCACACCCAGGGATGTCGATGTCGTGGAAATCTACGACTCCTTCACCATCACCGTGGCGCTGGCGCTCGAAGACCTCGGCTTCTGCAAGAAAGGTGAAGCCGGCGCCTTCGTCCAGGATGGCAGGCTGGGGCCCGGTGGCGCCCTGCCCACCAACACCAATGGCGGCGGACTCTCCTACACCCATCCGGGCATGTACGGCATGTTCCTGCTGGTCGAGGCGGTCAAGCAGATTCGTGGCGAGAGCACTGGCCAGGTCAAGGATGCGAAGATCGCGGTGGCGCACGGCTGCGGCGGCATTCTGTCATCGACTTCCACTGTGGTATTGGGTTCGGAGGAGACACTATGA
- a CDS encoding OB-fold domain-containing protein: MKRMILGTSPVAAPFWEATKEKKFLLQFCATTGKAIWYPRDFSPHALGGNVEWREASGKGVVYAVSVMHRPGNPAMAEAVPYAVALIDLEEGARMLSNVVNCDPDSIKVGDKVKLAWEPLEGGRHLPVFELA; this comes from the coding sequence ATGAAACGGATGATCCTGGGTACATCACCGGTTGCAGCCCCCTTCTGGGAGGCCACCAAGGAGAAGAAATTCCTGCTGCAATTCTGCGCCACCACCGGCAAGGCGATCTGGTATCCGCGCGACTTCTCGCCCCATGCGCTGGGCGGCAACGTCGAGTGGCGCGAAGCCAGCGGCAAAGGGGTGGTCTATGCGGTCAGCGTCATGCATCGCCCCGGCAATCCGGCGATGGCCGAAGCCGTGCCCTATGCCGTCGCGCTGATCGATCTCGAGGAAGGCGCGCGGATGCTCAGCAATGTCGTCAACTGCGATCCTGATTCGATCAAGGTGGGCGACAAGGTCAAGCTGGCCTGGGAGCCGCTGGAGGGCGGGCGGCATCTGCCGGTGTTCGAACTGGCCTGA
- a CDS encoding ferritin-like domain-containing protein → MHRDLIDLHQQEEINARLGPNEIEIIREIFHTPLVGSYNWDYSITNDRLERLYELGKQLNWNAEDDLDWDTPVDRTKFITDQKYNAFRGFAPYEAMSEEKKIEFDWHMMAQKCSNFLHGEQGAMLVASQLVSCAPTYEAKLYASSQTFDEARHVEVFNKYLRRKIGFMYPISETLKAILDKVLGDERWYLKFIGMQLIIEGLALAAFNSAKMSAVDPLFAQVCHLVIRDEARHVTFGVNFLEDFVKTLPTQEREDAAAIAFDVCVLMRERLITSDVFAQFGWDPEEARKWQLDSDVAGNFRNLLFTRVMPNLNRVGLLTDKIRSKYDQLGLLTYSTYPDNHEIDWVELEKPLFDKSA, encoded by the coding sequence ATGCATCGTGACCTGATTGACCTGCATCAGCAGGAAGAGATCAACGCCAGACTGGGACCGAACGAGATCGAGATCATCCGGGAGATCTTCCACACGCCGCTGGTCGGCTCCTACAACTGGGACTACAGCATCACCAATGACCGGCTGGAGCGGCTCTACGAGCTCGGCAAACAGCTCAACTGGAATGCCGAGGATGATCTGGACTGGGACACCCCGGTCGACCGGACCAAGTTCATCACCGACCAGAAGTACAATGCCTTCCGTGGCTTTGCGCCTTATGAAGCGATGTCGGAAGAGAAGAAGATCGAATTCGACTGGCACATGATGGCGCAGAAATGCAGCAACTTCCTGCATGGTGAGCAGGGCGCCATGCTGGTGGCCTCGCAGCTGGTCAGCTGCGCGCCCACCTATGAGGCCAAGCTCTATGCCTCGTCCCAGACCTTCGATGAGGCCCGCCATGTCGAGGTGTTCAACAAATACCTGCGGCGCAAGATCGGCTTCATGTATCCGATCAGCGAGACGCTGAAGGCGATTCTCGACAAGGTGCTGGGCGATGAGCGCTGGTATCTCAAGTTCATCGGCATGCAGCTGATCATCGAGGGGCTGGCGCTGGCGGCCTTCAACAGCGCCAAGATGTCCGCCGTCGATCCGCTGTTCGCCCAGGTCTGCCATCTGGTGATCCGTGACGAAGCGCGCCATGTCACCTTTGGCGTCAATTTCCTCGAGGACTTCGTCAAGACCCTGCCGACCCAGGAGCGCGAGGATGCCGCGGCGATTGCCTTCGATGTCTGCGTGCTGATGCGCGAACGGCTGATCACCAGCGATGTCTTTGCGCAGTTCGGCTGGGATCCCGAGGAGGCCCGCAAATGGCAGCTCGACTCCGATGTGGCCGGCAACTTCCGCAATCTGCTCTTCACCCGGGTGATGCCGAACCTGAACCGGGTCGGCCTGCTGACCGACAAGATCCGGTCGAAGTATGACCAGTTGGGTCTGCTGACCTATTCGACCTACCCGGACAACCATGAGATCGACTGGGTCGAACTGGAGAAGCCGCTGTTCGACAAGAGCGCCTGA
- a CDS encoding thioredoxin fold domain-containing protein, whose translation MIRRLSWVLLLCGSMLGIQAVLAESTAEATIRAAIEKGVPRVRIAEISPSPITGIYRVTTEQGPVLYSTADGSHFIVGDLYRLTGAGAINVSEEGRAQERVKLLSEIKPEEMVIFPGQPSDHAITIFSDVDCGACRELHKMVPALNKAGIEVRYLAFPREGLSSATHDKMVSVWCAKERQQAFTDAKAGKKVPTARCSNPVAKEYALGLKLGVQGTPAIILADGQLIPGMVPFENLVAAVKGEPGAAE comes from the coding sequence ATGATCAGACGATTGTCGTGGGTGCTGCTGCTGTGCGGGTCGATGCTTGGCATCCAGGCCGTGCTGGCCGAATCCACTGCCGAGGCGACCATCCGGGCCGCCATCGAAAAGGGTGTGCCCAGAGTGCGCATTGCCGAGATCAGCCCGAGCCCGATCACCGGGATCTACCGGGTCACCACCGAGCAGGGCCCGGTGCTCTACAGCACGGCCGATGGCAGCCACTTCATCGTCGGCGACCTCTACCGGCTGACCGGTGCCGGCGCGATCAATGTCAGCGAGGAGGGGCGTGCCCAGGAGCGCGTCAAGTTGCTGAGTGAGATCAAACCGGAGGAGATGGTGATCTTTCCGGGGCAGCCCTCCGATCACGCCATCACCATCTTCAGCGATGTCGACTGTGGTGCCTGCCGCGAGCTGCACAAGATGGTGCCGGCGCTCAACAAGGCGGGCATCGAGGTGCGCTACCTGGCCTTCCCGCGCGAGGGGCTCAGCTCCGCCACCCATGACAAGATGGTGTCGGTCTGGTGTGCCAAGGAGCGGCAGCAGGCCTTCACCGATGCCAAGGCCGGCAAGAAGGTGCCGACCGCCCGTTGCAGCAATCCGGTGGCCAAGGAGTATGCGCTGGGGCTGAAGCTCGGCGTGCAGGGCACGCCGGCCATCATTCTGGCCGATGGGCAGCTGATTCCCGGCATGGTGCCGTTCGAGAATCTGGTGGCTGCGGTCAAAGGCGAACCGGGTGCGGCTGAGTGA
- a CDS encoding ComF family protein, whose amino-acid sequence MRAVYQSLDRLQFALLPGHCLLCAMGSNRPLDLCAPCEAELPWITHGCRRCALPLPAAELLCGRCQAQEPPFSQVVAPLAFAPPLDQLLRDWKQQPQPALGRLFADLLASHLRVGRLASAPPPELLLPVPSHPRRLRQRGFNQAQELAVGLGRRLGIEVDCHLLKQRGSGVDQRQLDFKARQRNLRDAFVVKGLLAGRRVAVVDDVVTTGATAQAMSRVLRRAGAIEVEVWAVARTPRRG is encoded by the coding sequence ATGAGGGCGGTTTACCAATCGCTCGATCGGCTGCAATTCGCGCTGCTGCCGGGCCACTGCCTGCTCTGCGCAATGGGCAGCAACCGGCCGCTCGACCTCTGCGCACCCTGCGAGGCCGAACTGCCATGGATCACACATGGCTGCCGCCGCTGTGCACTGCCGCTGCCGGCGGCCGAACTGCTCTGCGGCCGCTGTCAGGCGCAGGAGCCCCCCTTCAGCCAAGTGGTGGCGCCGCTGGCCTTCGCGCCGCCGCTCGACCAGTTGCTGCGCGACTGGAAGCAGCAGCCGCAACCGGCACTCGGCCGGCTGTTCGCCGATCTGTTGGCCAGCCATCTACGCGTCGGGCGGCTGGCCAGCGCGCCGCCACCCGAGCTGCTGTTGCCGGTGCCGAGCCATCCCCGCCGGCTGCGTCAGCGTGGCTTCAATCAGGCGCAGGAGCTGGCGGTCGGTCTGGGTCGACGACTTGGCATCGAGGTCGATTGCCATCTGCTGAAACAGCGTGGCTCGGGTGTCGACCAGCGCCAGCTCGATTTCAAGGCGCGGCAACGCAACCTGCGTGACGCCTTCGTGGTCAAAGGGTTGCTGGCCGGCCGGCGGGTGGCAGTGGTGGATGACGTGGTCACCACCGGCGCGACGGCGCAGGCGATGAGCCGCGTCCTGCGCCGTGCCGGCGCGATCGAGGTGGAGGTGTGGGCCGTGGCCCGCACGCCACGCCGCGGCTGA
- the bioB gene encoding biotin synthase BioB, which translates to MHSPAAHPIRHDWSRGEVEALFALPFNDLIFRAQSLHRQFHDPNQVQISTLLSIKTGACPEDCAYCPQSGHHDTSLEKEKLLELERVVEAARNARDKGATRFCMGAAWRSPHERDMPHVLSMVRAVKGLGMETCMTLGMLTGPQAQQLAEAGLDYYNHNLDTSPEYYGAIITTRTYQDRLDTLAHVREAGVNICSGGIVGMGEAERDRAGLLQQLANLPQHPESVPINLLVRVEGTPLAQVDALDPFDLVRTIAVARILMPAAQVRLSAGREGMEDGIQALCFLAGANSIFVGEKLLTTPLPETSADLKLFARLGIRPEARTESADNLAATAALIDAAQRTANDDRFYDAMSPSAH; encoded by the coding sequence ATGCACAGCCCCGCCGCCCACCCCATCCGCCATGACTGGAGCCGCGGGGAGGTCGAAGCACTCTTCGCCCTGCCATTCAACGATCTGATCTTCAGGGCGCAGAGCCTGCACCGGCAGTTCCATGATCCCAACCAGGTGCAGATCAGCACCCTGCTGTCGATCAAGACCGGTGCCTGCCCCGAGGATTGCGCCTACTGCCCACAAAGCGGGCACCATGATACCAGCCTCGAGAAAGAGAAACTGCTGGAGCTGGAGCGCGTCGTCGAGGCCGCCCGCAACGCCCGCGACAAGGGCGCCACCCGCTTCTGCATGGGCGCCGCCTGGCGCTCGCCGCATGAGCGCGACATGCCCCATGTGCTGTCGATGGTGCGGGCGGTGAAGGGGCTCGGCATGGAGACCTGCATGACCCTCGGCATGCTGACCGGGCCGCAGGCGCAACAGCTGGCCGAGGCCGGACTCGACTACTACAACCACAACCTCGACACCTCGCCGGAGTACTACGGCGCCATCATCACCACCCGCACCTATCAGGACCGGCTCGACACGCTGGCCCATGTGCGCGAGGCCGGCGTCAACATCTGCAGCGGCGGCATCGTCGGCATGGGCGAGGCGGAACGTGACCGCGCCGGCCTGTTGCAGCAGCTCGCCAACCTGCCACAACATCCCGAGAGCGTGCCGATCAACCTGCTGGTGCGGGTCGAGGGCACGCCGCTGGCGCAGGTCGACGCGCTCGACCCCTTCGACCTGGTGCGCACCATCGCCGTGGCGCGCATTCTGATGCCGGCCGCGCAGGTGCGCCTCTCCGCCGGCCGCGAGGGGATGGAGGATGGCATCCAGGCCCTCTGCTTCCTGGCCGGTGCCAACTCGATCTTCGTCGGCGAGAAGCTGCTCACCACCCCGCTGCCCGAGACCAGCGCCGACCTGAAGCTGTTCGCCCGGCTCGGCATTCGTCCCGAAGCCCGCACCGAGTCGGCCGACAACCTGGCTGCCACTGCGGCGCTCATCGATGCCGCGCAGCGCACCGCGAACGACGACCGTTTCTACGACGCCATGTCACCCTCTGCCCACTGA
- the bioF gene encoding 8-amino-7-oxononanoate synthase, which yields MNPLLEALTQRLETRVAQQLYRQRRVTDSPQQPLLKQDGRELLAFSSNDYLGLANHPRVIEAFTAAVRQYGVGSGASHLINGHLRPHHQLEEALADFTGRERAVLFSTGYQANLGTLSGLLGHHDRIYQDRLNHASLIDGATLSRARLLRYRHADSGHLAELLSRRPPATTALIATDGVFSMDGDLAPLPQLARLASDHGAWLMVDDAHGIGVLGEQGGGSLERFGLGQAQVPILMGTLGKALGTFGAFVAGAAPLIETLINTARPYIYTTALPPAVAAASCVSLELLRQEGWRRERLRQLIDQLRAGVASLGLPLMPSTTPIQPLLLGSSATALTWSQALEAQGILITAIRPPTVPQGSARLRITLSAAHQPQQIDRLLEALDKVRRQLGAPELAQANP from the coding sequence ATGAACCCCCTGCTGGAGGCGCTGACACAGCGGCTCGAAACCCGTGTCGCTCAGCAGCTCTACCGGCAGCGGCGTGTCACCGACTCACCGCAGCAGCCGCTGCTCAAGCAGGATGGCCGTGAGCTGCTCGCCTTTTCGAGCAACGACTACCTGGGGCTGGCCAACCATCCGCGGGTCATCGAGGCCTTCACCGCCGCCGTCCGCCAGTATGGCGTCGGCAGCGGCGCCTCCCACCTGATCAATGGCCATCTGCGCCCGCATCACCAGCTCGAAGAGGCGCTGGCCGACTTCACCGGCCGCGAGCGGGCAGTGCTGTTCTCGACCGGCTACCAGGCCAACCTCGGCACCCTGAGCGGACTGCTCGGCCACCACGACCGGATCTATCAGGACCGCCTCAACCACGCCTCGCTGATCGATGGCGCCACATTGAGCCGGGCCAGACTGCTGCGCTATCGCCATGCCGACAGCGGCCATCTGGCCGAACTGCTCTCGCGCCGGCCGCCGGCCACCACCGCCCTGATCGCCACCGACGGCGTCTTCAGCATGGATGGCGATCTGGCGCCGCTGCCGCAACTGGCGCGGCTGGCCAGCGACCATGGCGCCTGGCTGATGGTCGACGACGCCCATGGCATCGGTGTGCTGGGCGAGCAGGGCGGCGGCAGCCTCGAACGGTTCGGGCTGGGGCAGGCGCAGGTGCCGATCCTGATGGGCACCCTCGGCAAGGCACTCGGTACCTTTGGCGCCTTCGTCGCCGGTGCCGCGCCCTTGATCGAGACCCTGATCAACACTGCCCGACCCTACATCTACACCACCGCGCTGCCACCGGCGGTGGCAGCGGCGAGCTGCGTCAGCCTCGAACTGCTGCGTCAAGAGGGGTGGCGGCGGGAGCGGCTGCGGCAGTTGATCGACCAGCTGCGCGCCGGTGTCGCCAGCCTTGGTCTGCCGCTGATGCCGTCCACCACGCCGATTCAGCCGCTGCTGCTGGGATCGAGCGCCACCGCGCTCACCTGGAGTCAGGCGCTGGAGGCGCAGGGCATTCTGATCACCGCGATCCGGCCGCCGACGGTGCCGCAGGGCAGCGCCCGACTGCGGATCACCCTGAGCGCCGCCCACCAGCCACAGCAGATCGACCGGCTGCTGGAGGCGCTGGACAAGGTCAGGCGACAGCTCGGCGCGCCCGAACTCGCGCAGGCCAACCCATGA
- the bioC gene encoding malonyl-ACP O-methyltransferase BioC → MNPPPSAETVAAAAAPPIDKGRIARSFGRAAGSYDSVADLQRHAIQRLIEQLPADLTPQRIVDGGSGTGLGALALRERYPQAQLTLLDLAPAMVRHARARPPLQAAQHLCADLEAVPLASGSVELLFSSLALQWLPRLDLFLDEAWRLLAPGGWLLFSTLGPATLQELRGAWASVDANVHVNRFLPVDQIETALGRHPWRQRRLIPAPLVRHYPSLRALTHELKALGAHNLNPDQPTALTGRQRITRVSAHYETLRTATGLPASWQLLLGVLQR, encoded by the coding sequence ATGAACCCTCCACCCTCCGCCGAGACAGTGGCCGCAGCGGCCGCGCCGCCGATCGACAAGGGGCGCATCGCCCGCTCCTTCGGCCGCGCCGCCGGCAGCTACGACAGCGTCGCCGACCTGCAACGCCACGCCATCCAGCGGTTGATCGAGCAGTTGCCGGCCGATCTGACGCCACAGCGGATCGTCGATGGCGGCTCCGGCACCGGCCTTGGCGCGCTGGCACTACGCGAACGCTACCCGCAGGCGCAACTGACATTGCTCGATCTGGCGCCGGCGATGGTCCGTCATGCCCGTGCCCGCCCGCCGTTGCAGGCTGCCCAGCACCTCTGCGCCGACCTCGAAGCCGTGCCGCTGGCCAGCGGTTCGGTCGAGCTGCTGTTCTCCAGCCTGGCACTGCAGTGGCTGCCGCGGCTCGATCTTTTTCTCGATGAAGCCTGGCGACTGCTGGCCCCCGGCGGCTGGCTGCTGTTCTCGACCCTGGGGCCGGCCACGCTGCAGGAGCTGCGCGGCGCCTGGGCCAGTGTCGATGCCAACGTCCATGTCAACCGCTTTCTGCCGGTCGATCAGATCGAAACCGCCCTCGGCCGCCACCCGTGGCGGCAGCGCCGGCTGATTCCGGCGCCGCTGGTCAGACACTACCCCAGTCTGCGCGCGCTGACCCATGAGTTGAAGGCGCTCGGCGCCCACAACCTCAATCCGGACCAGCCGACCGCTCTGACCGGTCGCCAGCGCATCACCCGCGTGAGCGCGCACTACGAAACCCTGCGCACCGCAACAGGGCTGCCCGCCAGTTGGCAACTGCTGCTGGGGGTGCTGCAACGGTGA
- the bioD gene encoding dethiobiotin synthase — translation MKRAYFVTGTDTDAGKTLVSSALLLRARQQGWQTAAVKPVATGGLPHQGVLKNDDALQLQRQSTLPLDYALVNPVCLHDPIAPHIAAQEAGIALHAALLATACRRVLALGADFTLIEGAGGWRVPLNDRETLADLARLLGLPVILVVNMKLGCINHALLSCEAIAADGLPLAGWVANRAAPQMSRFEQNLASLDRLLPAPRLGMVPHLTPVSAEQAAPWLRLPD, via the coding sequence GTGAAGCGGGCCTACTTCGTCACCGGCACCGACACCGATGCCGGCAAGACGCTGGTGTCGAGCGCGCTGCTGCTGCGTGCCCGCCAGCAAGGCTGGCAGACCGCCGCGGTCAAGCCGGTGGCCACCGGCGGTCTGCCGCACCAGGGCGTGCTGAAGAACGACGACGCGCTGCAACTGCAGCGACAGAGCACACTGCCGCTCGACTATGCGCTGGTCAATCCGGTCTGCCTGCATGATCCGATCGCGCCGCACATCGCCGCCCAGGAGGCCGGCATCGCGCTGCACGCAGCACTGCTCGCCACTGCCTGCCGCCGGGTGCTGGCGCTGGGCGCCGACTTCACGCTGATCGAGGGTGCCGGCGGCTGGCGGGTGCCGCTCAATGACCGCGAGACCCTGGCCGATCTGGCCCGCCTGCTCGGCCTGCCGGTGATCCTGGTGGTCAACATGAAGCTCGGCTGCATCAACCATGCGCTGCTGAGCTGCGAAGCCATCGCCGCCGATGGCCTGCCACTGGCCGGCTGGGTCGCCAACCGTGCCGCACCGCAGATGAGCCGCTTCGAGCAGAACCTCGCCAGCCTCGACCGGCTGCTGCCGGCGCCCCGGCTGGGCATGGTGCCCCACCTGACGCCGGTCAGCGCCGAACAGGCCGCCCCCTGGCTGCGGCTGCCCGACTGA
- a CDS encoding DUF1499 domain-containing protein: MRPRHATRLALLCLPLLGGCSAPPPQNIGVVDNHLHPCPQSPNCVSSEAAAADAEHAIAPLSYSGSTEQARARLEQLLGSQPRVRLVTVSPTYLHAEFTTRLLRFVDDVEFLFITPGRIEVRSASRVGRSDLGTNRERIEMLRRQFSG, from the coding sequence ATGCGCCCGCGACATGCCACTCGGCTCGCCCTGCTCTGTCTGCCGCTGCTGGGCGGCTGTTCGGCCCCGCCACCGCAAAACATCGGCGTGGTCGACAACCACCTGCATCCCTGTCCGCAGAGCCCCAACTGTGTGTCGAGCGAGGCGGCGGCCGCCGACGCCGAACATGCCATCGCACCGCTGAGCTACTCCGGCAGCACGGAGCAGGCGCGCGCCCGGCTGGAGCAGTTGCTTGGCAGCCAGCCGCGGGTTCGGCTGGTGACGGTCTCGCCCACCTACCTCCATGCCGAGTTCACCACCCGCCTGCTGCGCTTTGTCGATGATGTGGAGTTTCTGTTCATCACGCCGGGACGGATCGAGGTGCGATCTGCGTCGCGGGTCGGTCGCTCCGACCTCGGCACCAACCGCGAACGAATCGAGATGCTGCGACGGCAGTTCTCGGGCTGA